A genomic region of Scomber japonicus isolate fScoJap1 chromosome 5, fScoJap1.pri, whole genome shotgun sequence contains the following coding sequences:
- the fbxl22 gene encoding F-box and leucine-rich protein 22 yields MHLTQLNRECLLHLFSYLDKDNRKNLSLTCHQLCDIFLDPCLWNRLHFCSPSELRRDNFVLGPFLRYLTIRWYSSMVQKVCNVEDWMKNTIQKTICSKHESLVSSFLASVSHTCPNLVHLTLSGCAHITDEDVIFVLKNCKKLHYLHLENCVRITDYTLDGMVAHGISLQEVKVDFCRNITKAGLQTIRQRRPSIHLSAERSAGMIPDSKPEEKVPFKTLQQLVFFS; encoded by the exons ATGCATCTCACCCAGCTCAACCGTGAATGTCTCCTCCACCTTTTCTCCTACTTGGATAAGGACAACCGGAAGAATTTGTCTCTTACCTGTCACCAGCTGTGTGACATCTTCTTGGACCCCTGCCTCTGGAATAGGCTCCACTTCTGCTCCCCTTCGGAGTTGAGAAGGGACAACTTTGTGCTTGGACCTTTTCTACGTTACCTGACTATTCGCTGGTACTCAAGCATGGTCCAGAAAGTGTGCAACGTTGAAGACTGGATGAAGAACACAATTCAGAAGACCATCTGCAGCAAACATGAAAGCCTGGTCAGCTCTTTCCTGGCTAGTGTCTCCCACAC GTGTCCAAATCTGGTTCACCTAACCCTTTCTGGCTGCGCACACATCACTGACGAGGATGTCATCTTCGTGTTGAAGAATTGCAAGAAGCTGCACTACCTCCATCTGGAGAACTGCGTCCGCATCACTGACTACACACTAGATGGGATGGTGGCTCATGGCATCAGTCTGCAGGAGGTGAAGGTGGACTTCTGCAGGAATATCACTAAGGCAGGGCTGCAGACCATTAGACAGAGGAGGCCGAGCATTCATCTGAGTGCGGAGAGAAGTGCAGGCATGATCCCCGACAGCAAGCCTGAGGAGAAAGTACCGTTCAAGACCCTGCAGCAACTCGTGTTCTTCTCCTGA